The Gemmatimonadaceae bacterium genome includes the window ATCCCAGTGACCAATTTCCCGTGACTGTTGAGCTTCTCACGATTCGCCAGGCAATCGAAGGAGATGAGGCGGCGCTACGGGCGTTGTGGACACGCCACGCCCCACATATCGACCTCGTCGTTCGCCGGCTGGTCGGATCCGACTCTGATCTGGCGGCGGACATCGCACAGGAGGTTTGGATTCAGATCTTCCGCGCGCTGCCAAGCTATCGTGGCGACTCCCAGTTCGGGACATGGGCGCACCGCATCGCGGTGAACCGTACGCTCAACGCTCTTCGAAAAACGAGACGGCTCGCGAACGCGGAATCCGAGATCCAGGAAGACAGCGCATCGGTCGAGATGGATACCGATCGCTCCTTCCTCGCCGCCTCGATCGAAGAAGCGATGACGAAGCTCTCACCGGGCGCCCGTGCCGTGTTCGTCTTACACGATGTGGAAGGGTTCACGCACGAAGAGATCGCTCGCGACCTCGGTATTACGGCGGGCGGCTCGAAATCACAACTCTTTAAAGCGCGGGCGAAACTGCGAAAGCTGCTCGCCCATCTTGTAGAAGCAGCAACCGATGCAACGAAACAGAGGATTGATAGTGGACATGTCGCACCTGCCTGATGAGCGCCTTTCGGCGCTGACCGACGACCCGCCGACATCGGCGGAGCTCGCGCATCTCGCGTCGTGCGAGCGATGCGCGGCGGAACGCGCCGCCTATAGAGCGCTGCGTGAAGTTGCCAGGTCGGAGCAATCGCGAATTGGGGCACCGTTGAGTGATTGGGAATCGCTCGCACCTGCGCTGCGCGCCGATGGAGTGATCGACACGGGTGAATGGCGTGTTGCACGTCGTCCGCGACGATTCGGTGGCGTGTGGTCACAGGCCGCCGCCGCGGTGTTGATCGCAATCGGCGGCATCGCGTACGGTCGTTACTCGGCAGCCGGATCGATGCTGCCGGCCTTGCGGCATGGCGGGGGCGCGTTGGCGAAGGCGGGCGCGGATTCGTCGGCATTTTCGAGCCTCGAAGAAGCGCGCTCAGCACAGGAGCAAGCGCAGACGCTGTATCAGAGCGCGGCGCTCTATCTCGCGGCGCACGACACGCTGGAGCTGTCGCCGGACAGCCCGGCTGCGATGCGCCATCGTTTAGCAACGCTGGACGAGGTGGGCGCGACCGTTCGACAGGCGCTCGCTGAGTCGCCCGGCGACCCCGTCATCAATGGCTATTACCTAACGACGCTGGGACAGCGCGATGCGACATTGCGGCAGCTCAACGCATCCCTGCCCGCGAACATGCGGGTGAACATCTTCTAATGCGCGGTCTCTGGAGTGACGTGGCGACGATGCCTCGAGTGCGTTCGGCTTTGTGGATCTGTGTCATAGGACTCGTTATCGGCGCGGCGGCGCTGGCGGAAGCGCAGACTCCCGTTTCGGCCCGCGATAGCAATCGCGTCTATCGCCTGCAGTTCCAACGCTCGGCCGACACAGCGTACACCAGCAGCCTTCGTCGAGCGCGGCTTCAGCTCCGGGAACGCCTCGATTCCCTGCAGCATGAATTCGAGGGGCTGGGGCTCGATGCGCCCGATCGCGTCGATCTCGTGCGCGAGCTTCGCGCGCTGATCTCCTCGCTCGGCGATCTCGATCAGCTCGAACAGCACGGGCGCGTGCGGTTCGTCGATCCGTCCATGGCGGCCGAGAAGGCACGGACGCTGGCCCAGCAGGCGCGCACGTTTGGCCCAATGCTCCGTCGCTCGATGCAGTCGCTGCAGCCTGGCTGGATCGGCATCAACGCGCAGGGGACGCAGCAGCGCATTGTACGCAACGACAGCGTCTACCTCAGGTACTTCAACTATCCGCAAGTCATCTCGGTGGAGCCCAGCTCACCCGCCGAGCGCGCTGGAATTTCTCGTGGTGATCAACTCATCGCGTATGAGGGCGCAGACCTGCGTGACCACGAGATCAACCTGACGAAGCTCCTTCAGCCATCCCGACGGATCTCGGTCACGATTCGGCGCGATGGCGAAGAGCGAGATTACGACGTCGTCGTTGCGAAAGCGCCACCACAGATCGAGGCCTTGCGAGGATTCAGCTCTCGCGATGTCGCTGTCGATTCCATGCCTTTCGCGCTTGCGATGCCTCGCACCCCAGTGCTCGCCCGCACCATGCCGCAGGTGCGCATCTTCGATGGGAGAGAGGCTGGTGTCGTGCCCGTTCTCGGCGCAAAGCTCGTCGCGATCACCGACGAATCGCTCGGACGCATCTTCGGTGTCTCGAGTGGCGTGCTCGTGACCGAAGTCTTCAGCGATCCGGCCGAGTCCTCTGGTCTTCGAGGTGGTGACGTGATCAGTAAGGCTGATGGCCGCGACATAACGGACGTCGCGCAGCTCCGCCGAATCGTCGCCGCGCACGGCGGCGACCGAAACGTGGAGCTGGAGATTGTGCGTCAGAAGCGGACGCGCGCCGTCACGCTCCGCTGGTAACGAGCGACAACTCGCGCGGCGTGAGCTTCTGACTCTCCGGTACGAGCGACTTGTGAATCGATAGCGCCGCGACCGCGCCATCCGATGCGGCGGTGATCGCGAGCTGCGGACCCGGAACGATGTCCCCGGCGGCGTACACGTTGTGGACCGACGTGTGATAGTGGCCGTCGATGAGCACGTGTCCCTCGTCGTCGCGGTCGCAGCCGAGCTGCAAGGAAAGCTTCGTGCCGGCATCGTCAGCGGGAAATTGCCCGATCGCGAGAAAGATCTTCTCGGCGTCGAGATGCATTCCGTCGCGCAGCTCGAGACTGTGTATCGCCTGTCCTTCGCAGACAACGCGCAGGATCGGCTCGGTGAGCACGGGAATATTGAGCACGTCCAGCTTCTCGCAGTACTCCGGAAGGTCGAGCGCCGACGGCTCACCATTCGTACAGATGATGATCTCGCGCGTCCACGTCGTTAGGTTGAGCGCCATCCCGATAGCGAGCCGGCCATTTCCGATGACGACGACTTTCTTGTCGCGCGCCTCGTAGCCGTCGCAATCGGGGCAAACGTGCGCGTTCTGACCGAATGCGTGGTCCAGCCCCGGGATGTCCGGCCAGACATCGCGAATCCCGATGGCAAGGAGCAGCCGGCGGGCTTGTAAGGGCTCGCCCGTCACTAGCTCGAGCGAGAATTCATCATCGCCTTCCTTGCCGACGGCGACAACGATGTCATCGACGAGCTCGACGCCATAGCAGCGGCATTCCTCCCGTCCCAGCGCGCGCAGATTCGCCGGACGGATGTGAGGCAGGCCGAGGAAGCCATTTACGCCCCGCGTTTCCCAGTTGCGCGGGTCGCCACTGTCGATGAGAACGACCGAATGGAGATATCGTGCAAGCCAGATTGCAGCGGTCAGTCCGGCCGGACCGCCACCGACGATCGCAACATCGAAGATTCGCCCCATGCGTCCAGCACTGGCGCAAGATCTGGGCGAGCGTGGTGGTCGGTGTTGGTTGCTGTGATTGGCTAGTGCTGGTTGTTGGCTGCTGGCTCGTCGGCGAGGCTACAGCGACCAATGACGCGCAACCAGCCACCAATCACCACAGCCAATCGCCAACCACGACCAGATCACCTCACACGACCAGGCGGCAACGCGTACAAGAGATGTAGCGTTTCCTTATCCAGATCGGTGATATCGAGATGGGTGCTCTCGGGATACATGATCGTTCCCGTGTTCTTCGAGTGCCCGAGGCCGAGCGCGTGGCCGATCTCGTGGCGCAGAATCTCGCTGATCTCACCCGGCGGGAACGTGTCGCCATCACGGTCATGCAGCGCGACGACGACGTCGGCGTGAACGACCCATGCATTCTGATCAGCGAGTCGCTTCGTCTTGCCGATGCGCAGCTCGTCAACCGGGAATTGATCGATCCAGCGTACAACGATGTCGGCCCCCGCTGAATCGGAGGGGAAGACGAAGCGCAGCGGGATGCCCGCCGTCTGCCACTCGAGAAACACGTCGCGCGCGGACTGGACGTAGCCGATCCACCAATCGCGAACGTGCGGATCGGATTGAATCCATACCCGGACTCCTCCGTCGCGATTCTCCGGCCATCGAAACAACACGGAGTCCTGCATTGCGAGCAGATCGTTGATGTAGGTTCTCGATCCCGCGTCGGCGATACGCCGCCGAATATCCACCGCATTGCGCACGGGGGCCCGCGCGCGGGAGGCCGTCAGCGCGTTGTGCACATCGGCCGGAGCCGCGTCGTTATCCTGCGCCGCGCTCGAATCGAGCCTGGGATCCCCGGAATTGCTCCGCGGGTTACCGGCCTGCGCGACCTGAAATGCATAACGACGCGGCTCGAGCGTCGATTTCACGCTCTGAAACGCAATGAATGTGATGAGTGCCCCGACGGCACCAAGCAGCCAGTACTCGATGCGTCCCATTACGAGATGTCGGGGGAACGACTGAGCGCGGCGATTCCTCGCCGGATCAGCGCACCGGACCAGGCGGGAGGGAGTACAGCAGACGGACCGTTGCGCGATCGGCGGTGGATAGATCGCGCACGCGGACCTTCGGTGCCATGATGCTCGTCGGATCCTGCGTGTGATCGAGTCCGAGAAGATGACCGATCTCGTGCAGCGCCATTGCGCGCATCGCCTCTTCGTCCAACACCTCACCCTGATGGTGATGGACAGCGAGGATGATGTTCGCGTCGGTGATGAGCCAGTCATCATCGCGCGCCCACTTGGTACGTCCGCTGATTGGCTCGCTGAAGTGATCGATCCAGTTTACGTGCACTTCCGCGTCGGCAGAATCGTCGACGAAAACGAAGCCGAGAGGAAGTCCAACCCCCTGCCACTCCTCGAATGCCTCGCGAACACGATCGACGTAGCCCGGCATCCAGTCGTCGATCGCCGCACTCGGCTGAATCCAGACCGCGAGCGGGCGATCACCGCGATCCGGCCAACGTGCGAGCGACGAATCGCGTTGTTGGAGAATCTCGCTGATGTATGTGCCTGGCTCGTCGCGACGCAACCGGCGCCGCACGGCGGCGCGATCGGGTTCGTCGAGATCGTCGCGTGGAAAGAGCGCGCGACCAACGCTTCCCGCGGCGCTCTGTTCGCGCGACGCGGTGAGTGCGTGCGCAACCGCGACTTCGGGTGACCGCGTCTTCTTCACGGCACCTAACGCGCCGAGGCCGACGGCGAGATACAGAACGGTCAGGGACGCTCGCTTAGCACGCTTCATACGGATTGGCGAACGGCACCCAGCAACTGGGCGGCGAGGAAGGAATCGACGACAGAGAAGAACACATCTGGCGCCTCCCAGAAGGGCATGTGACCCGAGTGAGGCACCGACTCGCGTTGCGCACGAGGTAGCAGCGCCCCCAACTCCGCCGAAACGGCAACCGGCAGCGCGTCTTCCTCGCCGTGAATGACGAGTCTCGGTACTGAAAGGGCACGCAAACGACCGCGCCAATCGTAGCCATCGCGACGCAGGTGGGCCAGAACGGCTGCACCCGTGCCGCTACTCAGTTTCGGTGGCGCGAACGAGCTTGCGAGCTCAGCATGAGCGAACCACGCCGAAGAGACCGCGAGCGGTGAAAGCGCGAAGGCGACGAATCGTTCTTTGGCTGAGGGCAATGAATAGCGACGCGCTCAGCTAGCGCAGGAGGAGGGTACGACAGTAGCGCACGGCGGGTGAGAGACCGCGCGCATGTGAGGGGGATCACGTTCTGGCGAGTAAATACCCCCGGAACCGAAAAATGGTAAGAGGGAACATCAGAATATTTTGGGCGAGGAAAAGGGCTCGAGGAGGCCGCGAACACCAAGGAGCGACCAACGGGCGCGCGACGCTGGCAGTGGGAACGCCTGCTTGCAGGGCAGGTAAAAAACGCCCGTCGCCGGTACTCAGGCGACGGGCATTTCACGTAACTCTCAACCCACTGAACCCCTTCATGATCATCCCGGTTTCAAAGCTCTTCTCCGCCGGATGAATCTGACTTGAGTGCCGTCAGGTGCGAGACACCTCACGACATCAGGCTACGGACGACGAACCACACATTCGCGGGCCGCTCGGCCAGACGGCGCACGTACCACGGAAACCAGTGCGAGCCGTAGCTGATGAGAACGCGAACCGGGACGCCGTTCGTCGGAAGCGCTCGCTGTGCTGCGATCTGGATGCCGTACAGCATGTGCACTTCCCAGGTACCGCGGGGCACTTTCTTCGACTGGGCATGGCCACGAATGCGCTCGACCAGCGCGAGGTCGTGTGTCCCGAACACCTGAACGCAATCCGGAGACGCCGCGTCCAGCATTCGCGTCGCGAGTGTGAAATACCCGGCATCGGTATCGGATTTCTTGGGAAACGCGACTTCCGCAGGCTCGCGGTAGGCCCCTTTGACGAGTCGTACCGAGCCGCCGACAGCGAGCAATGACTCGAGATCGTTAGGCGTGCGCCGCAGGTACGCCTGGAGGCAGACGCCGATCTTCGGGTGCTCGGTTCGCACACTACGATAGAGGTCGAGCGTGGCGTCGACATAGTGCGACTCCTCCATGTCGATCCAGAGCATGTTGCCGTTGGTCTCGGCGCGAACGACGAGCGCTCGCACCGAGTCGGCGCACAATGCCGGATCGACGTCGAGGCCGAGGTGGGTGAGCTTCACCGAGACGTGCGTGGGGAGCCGGCGCGCGGCGATGTCGTCGAGAACCTTGATGTAGTGGCGCCGGACCTCTTCCGCTTCGGCTCGCGTGCTCACGCGCTCACCGAGCGCCGTGACGACAGATCCGACGCCGGCGGCACCGAAGGATGCCGCGGCGTCGAGCGCGGCGCCGACGTCCTCGCCGGGCATGAAGCGCCGAACGGCGCGACGAGCGAAGGATCGCCGGCGGAATTGTTCGGCGAGCCACGTACTGCGCGAAGCGCGCAGGAGAACGGTGCGGGCAATTGACATGGGCCGTAGTCTGCGTCAGAAGACCGCACTTCGTCCAGCGCCTTGCTTTTCTCGAAGCACTCGCAACGCCCAGACCGCGTGCGCCTGGACGACTGGCTCGGGATCGGAGCATGCCTTCTCGAGCACCGGTACGTCTTCGGTGGTGCCGACGCTCGCGAGCACGACGGCGGCATTGCGTTTCAGGCCTCGCAGCTTGGCTCGTTTCATGGGCGAGCCCGCGAAGCCCGCGCGAAACTCGGCGTCGCTCATCGCGAGGAGCTCTCGCGCGAGGGTGCGAGCGTCCTTGCCGCCTAACGCCGCCCGTGGCGCAAAGGGAGACGGTTCGGGGAGCGATCGCGCGAATCGTTCATTCCAGGGGCAGACGTCCTGGCAGATGTCGCACCCATAGATCAAGTCTCCCATCGCCCCGCGAAGGTCGAGCGGTATGTCTCCTCTGAGCTCGATCGTTAGATATGAGATACAGCGGGTCGCATCGAGCACGCGCGGCTCGACGAGCGCTCCGGTCGGGCAGGCCTCGAGACAGCGCGTGCAGGTGCCACACCGGTCGGCCTCGAAGGGCGCGTCTGGCGCAAGCTCGATGCCGACGAGCAGCACGCCAAGAAAGAAGAACGAGCCTAACGCGGGATGGATGAGGTTCGTGTTCTTTCCGAACCAACCGAGGCCCGCGCGGCGCGCGATGTCACGCTCGAGGACGGGACCGGTATCGACGTACGGCTTGCCGAGGACGTGCTGATCGACCTGGTCGTCGAGCCAGGCATGCAGCGCCGTGAGACGGTCGTGCATGACATCGTGATAATCGTCGCCTCGTGCGTAACGAGCGACGGGTCCCGAAGGCTCACGTCCACCGTAGTTCATCGCGACGACGATCGCCGATTGGGCGCCGGGCGCGGGGAGGCGCGAATCGCGGCGCTTGTCGCGGCCGCACGGCAGATACGCCATCGTGCCCGCAAAGCCGCGCGCGAGCCATTCGTCGAATGCATCGGCGGTTTCGGCGGGGCCAAGCACACAAATCCCGACGAGATCGAAGCCCAGGCCGAATGCCTGCGCTTTTATTCTGGCCTCGAGCGAGACTGGGCCGTCGACCTTCATTTGCGCACGGCCCAGCGTGCGTAGCGCGCGACGTCGTCGGCCGGCGGCACGATATCCGGGTCGCCGTACGCCGTCAGCATGCGCCAGCGCACGTACTGTCGATCGGGAAGGGGCAAAAACGGGGCGCGCCGAAGCCAGCGCCGACGCCGGAAGCGCCACGCGACACGAAGGAGCGCCGCCGCGAGCCGCGGATCGCGCAGCGCGCGGAGTGCCAGCGAGAGAACGAGCCGAGACCAGCGCTTCCGAGGAGCGAGCCGTGGGGATTGCACGCTCGAAAGGTAATCGACGAGCATTGCCGATCGACGCGCTGCGTCATCATGAGAGCGCGGCTACGTCACTCGACGGATGGGGACTGCAGGCAATGCGAGAGAGTTTCCTGACAATGTTCAACTACAGTGCGGGCGAGGCAGTCAACGACGCGCATTCGCGCCTGAATCCGACGTGCGTGCGCCGTGTGGTGCCGGTGCGCAGTCTGGCGGACGCGCGTGCCGCCATCGCAGGGGCAGTACCTAACGAATCCATCTGCATTGCCGGCGCACGTCATGCGATGGGAGGTCAGCAGTTTGTGGAGGATGGCATCCTGCTCGATACATGCGCGTTCGATCGCGTGCTCTCTCTCGATGTCGAGCGCGGCTTGGTCGAAGTGGAGACGGGGATTCGATGGCCGGCGTTGATTCGACAGCTTGGCGTACTGCAACGCGGCCGTAAGGATCGCGGGACGATTCGGCAGAAGCAGACGGGGGCGGACCAATTGAGCATCGGTGGCGCGTTGTCGGCGAACATCCATGGCCGCGGCCTAACGATGAAACCGGTCATTGACGATGTGGAATCGTTCACGCTGCTCGACGCGAATGGTGAGCTGCACCGGTGCTCGCGAACCGAAAATCGGGAGCTGTTTCGGCTGGCGATTGGCGGCTACGGTCTGTTCGGGTTCATCGCGACAGCGACGCTCCGCCTCGTCCGCCGGCGTCGGCTGCGCCGAGACGTTGCGCTTGCGACATCGGGCGACCTCGTGCACGCGTTCGCCGAGCGAATCGCCGCGGGCGCGCTGTATGGCGACTTCCAGTTCGCCATCGATCCACGCTCGCCGGACTTCCTTCATCGCGGCATTCTGTCGACGTACACGCCAGTTGCCGCCGCGACGCGTGGCGCCGAACCGGCGCCGGTACTCACCGCCGATCAGTGGGGCGAATTGCTCGTTCTCGCGCACGTCGACAAGTCGCGCGCGTTCGAGCTGTATGCGGCGCACTATCTCGCGACATCGGGACAGGAATACTGGTCCGACCTCCATCAACTCTCGATCTACCTCGACGACTATCACCGCGCGATCGACCCGTGCCTGACGGCCCACGGATATCGCGACGGCGGCACGGAAGTGATCACGGAGCTATTCGTGCCGATTGGTCGGCTCGCGGAGTTCCTCGGCAATGCGAGCGAAGACCTCCGTCGCAATGACGTCGACGTGATTTACGGAACGATCCGGCTCATCGAGCCGGACGATGAGAGTTTTCTACCGTGGGCGCGCCAACGCTCGGCCTGTGTGATCGTCAACGTGCATACGCCGCACTCGGCCGCCGGTCTCGCGCACTCAGCCGAAGCCCTTCGTCGGCTGATCGATCTCGCCATCGCGCAGAACGGCAGCTACTACCTCACGTACCATCGTCACGCGCGCCACGACCAGGTGCTCCGATGTCATCCGTCGTTGCGCGCGATGCTACGGAGGAAGCGCGAGTACGATCCGGACGAGCGATTTCAGAGCGAATGGTATCGTTGGTACCGCGAACTGCTCCGCGTCTGATCACGCAGCGGCGGTCTTGTGCGCGGGCGCGAAGAACGACGTGCCGTCGAGACCGGCGGGCGCGTCGATGCCGAGTGCGGCGAGCGCGCTCGGCATGACGTCTACGGTTCGGCGTGGTGCGAGGGCCGGTGGACGGTTGACGACGAGCGGCACGAGCATGTGCTCGCGATGGAGCGCGCCGTGCGAGCTCACGTGCGGAATCGGCTCGTAGCGGGCACGGAAAT containing:
- a CDS encoding sigma-70 family RNA polymerase sigma factor, which translates into the protein MTVELLTIRQAIEGDEAALRALWTRHAPHIDLVVRRLVGSDSDLAADIAQEVWIQIFRALPSYRGDSQFGTWAHRIAVNRTLNALRKTRRLANAESEIQEDSASVEMDTDRSFLAASIEEAMTKLSPGARAVFVLHDVEGFTHEEIARDLGITAGGSKSQLFKARAKLRKLLAHLVEAATDATKQRIDSGHVAPA
- a CDS encoding PDZ domain-containing protein, which produces MPRVRSALWICVIGLVIGAAALAEAQTPVSARDSNRVYRLQFQRSADTAYTSSLRRARLQLRERLDSLQHEFEGLGLDAPDRVDLVRELRALISSLGDLDQLEQHGRVRFVDPSMAAEKARTLAQQARTFGPMLRRSMQSLQPGWIGINAQGTQQRIVRNDSVYLRYFNYPQVISVEPSSPAERAGISRGDQLIAYEGADLRDHEINLTKLLQPSRRISVTIRRDGEERDYDVVVAKAPPQIEALRGFSSRDVAVDSMPFALAMPRTPVLARTMPQVRIFDGREAGVVPVLGAKLVAITDESLGRIFGVSSGVLVTEVFSDPAESSGLRGGDVISKADGRDITDVAQLRRIVAAHGGDRNVELEIVRQKRTRAVTLRW
- a CDS encoding NAD(P)/FAD-dependent oxidoreductase; amino-acid sequence: MGRIFDVAIVGGGPAGLTAAIWLARYLHSVVLIDSGDPRNWETRGVNGFLGLPHIRPANLRALGREECRCYGVELVDDIVVAVGKEGDDEFSLELVTGEPLQARRLLLAIGIRDVWPDIPGLDHAFGQNAHVCPDCDGYEARDKKVVVIGNGRLAIGMALNLTTWTREIIICTNGEPSALDLPEYCEKLDVLNIPVLTEPILRVVCEGQAIHSLELRDGMHLDAEKIFLAIGQFPADDAGTKLSLQLGCDRDDEGHVLIDGHYHTSVHNVYAAGDIVPGPQLAITAASDGAVAALSIHKSLVPESQKLTPRELSLVTSGA
- a CDS encoding matrixin family metalloprotease, with amino-acid sequence MGRIEYWLLGAVGALITFIAFQSVKSTLEPRRYAFQVAQAGNPRSNSGDPRLDSSAAQDNDAAPADVHNALTASRARAPVRNAVDIRRRIADAGSRTYINDLLAMQDSVLFRWPENRDGGVRVWIQSDPHVRDWWIGYVQSARDVFLEWQTAGIPLRFVFPSDSAGADIVVRWIDQFPVDELRIGKTKRLADQNAWVVHADVVVALHDRDGDTFPPGEISEILRHEIGHALGLGHSKNTGTIMYPESTHLDITDLDKETLHLLYALPPGRVR
- a CDS encoding matrixin family metalloprotease — protein: MKRAKRASLTVLYLAVGLGALGAVKKTRSPEVAVAHALTASREQSAAGSVGRALFPRDDLDEPDRAAVRRRLRRDEPGTYISEILQQRDSSLARWPDRGDRPLAVWIQPSAAIDDWMPGYVDRVREAFEEWQGVGLPLGFVFVDDSADAEVHVNWIDHFSEPISGRTKWARDDDWLITDANIILAVHHHQGEVLDEEAMRAMALHEIGHLLGLDHTQDPTSIMAPKVRVRDLSTADRATVRLLYSLPPGPVR
- a CDS encoding alpha/beta fold hydrolase, whose product is MPSAKERFVAFALSPLAVSSAWFAHAELASSFAPPKLSSGTGAAVLAHLRRDGYDWRGRLRALSVPRLVIHGEEDALPVAVSAELGALLPRAQRESVPHSGHMPFWEAPDVFFSVVDSFLAAQLLGAVRQSV
- a CDS encoding proline dehydrogenase family protein: MSIARTVLLRASRSTWLAEQFRRRSFARRAVRRFMPGEDVGAALDAAASFGAAGVGSVVTALGERVSTRAEAEEVRRHYIKVLDDIAARRLPTHVSVKLTHLGLDVDPALCADSVRALVVRAETNGNMLWIDMEESHYVDATLDLYRSVRTEHPKIGVCLQAYLRRTPNDLESLLAVGGSVRLVKGAYREPAEVAFPKKSDTDAGYFTLATRMLDAASPDCVQVFGTHDLALVERIRGHAQSKKVPRGTWEVHMLYGIQIAAQRALPTNGVPVRVLISYGSHWFPWYVRRLAERPANVWFVVRSLMS
- the queG gene encoding tRNA epoxyqueuosine(34) reductase QueG, with translation MKVDGPVSLEARIKAQAFGLGFDLVGICVLGPAETADAFDEWLARGFAGTMAYLPCGRDKRRDSRLPAPGAQSAIVVAMNYGGREPSGPVARYARGDDYHDVMHDRLTALHAWLDDQVDQHVLGKPYVDTGPVLERDIARRAGLGWFGKNTNLIHPALGSFFFLGVLLVGIELAPDAPFEADRCGTCTRCLEACPTGALVEPRVLDATRCISYLTIELRGDIPLDLRGAMGDLIYGCDICQDVCPWNERFARSLPEPSPFAPRAALGGKDARTLARELLAMSDAEFRAGFAGSPMKRAKLRGLKRNAAVVLASVGTTEDVPVLEKACSDPEPVVQAHAVWALRVLREKQGAGRSAVF
- a CDS encoding FAD-binding oxidoreductase translates to MGIARSKGNRRALPIDALRHHESAATSLDGWGLQAMRESFLTMFNYSAGEAVNDAHSRLNPTCVRRVVPVRSLADARAAIAGAVPNESICIAGARHAMGGQQFVEDGILLDTCAFDRVLSLDVERGLVEVETGIRWPALIRQLGVLQRGRKDRGTIRQKQTGADQLSIGGALSANIHGRGLTMKPVIDDVESFTLLDANGELHRCSRTENRELFRLAIGGYGLFGFIATATLRLVRRRRLRRDVALATSGDLVHAFAERIAAGALYGDFQFAIDPRSPDFLHRGILSTYTPVAAATRGAEPAPVLTADQWGELLVLAHVDKSRAFELYAAHYLATSGQEYWSDLHQLSIYLDDYHRAIDPCLTAHGYRDGGTEVITELFVPIGRLAEFLGNASEDLRRNDVDVIYGTIRLIEPDDESFLPWARQRSACVIVNVHTPHSAAGLAHSAEALRRLIDLAIAQNGSYYLTYHRHARHDQVLRCHPSLRAMLRRKREYDPDERFQSEWYRWYRELLRV